A genomic stretch from Malus domestica chromosome 15, GDT2T_hap1 includes:
- the LOC114821680 gene encoding mediator of RNA polymerase II transcription subunit 20a-like isoform X3 translates to MPNAGTTVNSQIINEVTQCVESINGVKEGRWKATITFYKPILREPSLTGEPTRDFLGIALPEQPSKYYLIMRLQRIILEADSSIQTIMEKLQSYKSRVSLYFEGFHYQLGDFQLRVGKVIPTHLENLRGIVMELEYLPISSMEKARQVMEEFMEIWQQALAKRSLPGHFMHVEPNFSEYGLGDQYTSQHTAVQYAAIMAQLVATVQAVQQSARN, encoded by the exons ATG CCCAACGCAGGGACGACGGTGAACAGTCAGATCATAAACGAAGTCACGCAGTGCGTCGAGAGCATCAATGGCGTCAAGGAAGGCAGGTGGAAAGCCACCATCACCTTCTACAAACCCATACTGCGAG AGCCCTCTTTAACGGGGGAGCCCACGCGTGATTTTCTGGGGATTGCGCTGCCGGAGCAACCCAGTAAGTACTACCTGATAATGCGGTTGCAGCGGATAATTCTCGAGGCGGATTCATCAATTCAGACGATTATGGAGAAGTTACAGTCTTACAAATCAAGGGTCTCGCTTTATTTTGAG GGGTTTCATTATCAACTCGGGGACTTCCAATTGAGAGTGGGGAAAGTTATTCCTACTCATTTGGAAAATTTGAGAGGAATAGTTATGGAG CTGGAGTACCTTCCCATTTCTTCGATGGAAAAAGCGAGGCAAGTCATGGAAGAGTTCATGGAGATTTGGCAACAGGCTTTGGCGAAAAGATCATTACCAGGACACTTCATGCATGTGGAACCAAACTTTTCCGAGTATGGCCTTGGAGACCAATATACTTCACAACATACTGCTGTCCAGTATGCTGCCATTATGGCTCAACTCGTTGCAACCGTTCAAGCAGTGCAGCAATCGGCAAGAAATtag
- the LOC114821680 gene encoding mediator of RNA polymerase II transcription subunit 20a-like isoform X1, with protein MLCIPIYFTSLISLKPFISSVSVLHRLQNPNQKPPISEAMPLKWVLHWQPNAGTTVNSQIINEVTQCVESINGVKEGRWKATITFYKPILREPSLTGEPTRDFLGIALPEQPSKYYLIMRLQRIILEADSSIQTIMEKLQSYKSRVSLYFEGFHYQLGDFQLRVGKVIPTHLENLRGIVMELEYLPISSMEKARQVMEEFMEIWQQALAKRSLPGHFMHVEPNFSEYGLGDQYTSQHTAVQYAAIMAQLVATVQAVQQSARN; from the exons ATGCTTTGCATCCCAATTTATTTTACTTCTCTTATCTCACTAAAACCCTTCATCTCCTCCGTCAGCGTCCTACATCGACTGCAAAATCCTAATCAGAAACCTCCGATATCCGAGGCAATGCCGCTCAAATG ggttttgcatTGGCAGCCCAACGCAGGGACGACGGTGAACAGTCAGATCATAAACGAAGTCACGCAGTGCGTCGAGAGCATCAATGGCGTCAAGGAAGGCAGGTGGAAAGCCACCATCACCTTCTACAAACCCATACTGCGAG AGCCCTCTTTAACGGGGGAGCCCACGCGTGATTTTCTGGGGATTGCGCTGCCGGAGCAACCCAGTAAGTACTACCTGATAATGCGGTTGCAGCGGATAATTCTCGAGGCGGATTCATCAATTCAGACGATTATGGAGAAGTTACAGTCTTACAAATCAAGGGTCTCGCTTTATTTTGAG GGGTTTCATTATCAACTCGGGGACTTCCAATTGAGAGTGGGGAAAGTTATTCCTACTCATTTGGAAAATTTGAGAGGAATAGTTATGGAG CTGGAGTACCTTCCCATTTCTTCGATGGAAAAAGCGAGGCAAGTCATGGAAGAGTTCATGGAGATTTGGCAACAGGCTTTGGCGAAAAGATCATTACCAGGACACTTCATGCATGTGGAACCAAACTTTTCCGAGTATGGCCTTGGAGACCAATATACTTCACAACATACTGCTGTCCAGTATGCTGCCATTATGGCTCAACTCGTTGCAACCGTTCAAGCAGTGCAGCAATCGGCAAGAAATtag
- the LOC114821680 gene encoding mediator of RNA polymerase II transcription subunit 20a-like isoform X2 codes for MPLKWVLHWQPNAGTTVNSQIINEVTQCVESINGVKEGRWKATITFYKPILREPSLTGEPTRDFLGIALPEQPSKYYLIMRLQRIILEADSSIQTIMEKLQSYKSRVSLYFEGFHYQLGDFQLRVGKVIPTHLENLRGIVMELEYLPISSMEKARQVMEEFMEIWQQALAKRSLPGHFMHVEPNFSEYGLGDQYTSQHTAVQYAAIMAQLVATVQAVQQSARN; via the exons ATGCCGCTCAAATG ggttttgcatTGGCAGCCCAACGCAGGGACGACGGTGAACAGTCAGATCATAAACGAAGTCACGCAGTGCGTCGAGAGCATCAATGGCGTCAAGGAAGGCAGGTGGAAAGCCACCATCACCTTCTACAAACCCATACTGCGAG AGCCCTCTTTAACGGGGGAGCCCACGCGTGATTTTCTGGGGATTGCGCTGCCGGAGCAACCCAGTAAGTACTACCTGATAATGCGGTTGCAGCGGATAATTCTCGAGGCGGATTCATCAATTCAGACGATTATGGAGAAGTTACAGTCTTACAAATCAAGGGTCTCGCTTTATTTTGAG GGGTTTCATTATCAACTCGGGGACTTCCAATTGAGAGTGGGGAAAGTTATTCCTACTCATTTGGAAAATTTGAGAGGAATAGTTATGGAG CTGGAGTACCTTCCCATTTCTTCGATGGAAAAAGCGAGGCAAGTCATGGAAGAGTTCATGGAGATTTGGCAACAGGCTTTGGCGAAAAGATCATTACCAGGACACTTCATGCATGTGGAACCAAACTTTTCCGAGTATGGCCTTGGAGACCAATATACTTCACAACATACTGCTGTCCAGTATGCTGCCATTATGGCTCAACTCGTTGCAACCGTTCAAGCAGTGCAGCAATCGGCAAGAAATtag